The following are encoded together in the Streptomyces tsukubensis genome:
- a CDS encoding putative T7SS-secreted protein yields MYDSDPVPGDPYEVARLGKELRGMADEIDKQARNIRALSTVDGWDSDAGRAFHDTARDTAGRLQKAYDRYDDAATAMGTRVGEGESDEYATELNRAQQMADKALREFRAAESDHKSATKALEPYTGTVPSKDDHMERRKQQKRKDVAADLMAKARSEIESAKDIRDDAADRAAKKIKNVIHHDGVHDPGGVMDWIADHADWFSAAAAVLAVIALAAAVILTGGIAGAVIAAVAAMASGTALTGHLYDTFARGGKFDAMKIGVDVLGVLPGLGALKGLTAGAKGARSAAGLNGVWGAFTNGFGVKRINDGVRLASKMLAKKGIATPKFPAGGWDPVVVTRYIKGFSLGKLTASSVSKLADYLPGNDTPHHVSPPPGDAGPRPEPNETPSPPGSPGVPSPTPQPKPSSSSFHAALAPTG; encoded by the coding sequence ATGTACGACTCTGATCCGGTACCCGGGGACCCGTACGAGGTGGCGCGTCTCGGCAAGGAGCTACGCGGCATGGCCGACGAAATAGACAAGCAAGCGCGAAATATCCGGGCTCTGTCTACTGTCGACGGCTGGGACAGCGATGCCGGCCGAGCCTTCCACGACACTGCTAGGGACACCGCAGGGCGGTTACAGAAGGCGTACGACCGCTATGACGATGCTGCGACGGCCATGGGGACCAGAGTCGGCGAGGGCGAGTCGGATGAGTACGCCACCGAACTGAATCGAGCCCAGCAGATGGCGGACAAGGCCCTAAGAGAATTCCGCGCGGCCGAATCCGACCACAAATCCGCCACCAAAGCCCTGGAGCCGTACACAGGCACAGTCCCATCCAAGGATGACCATATGGAGCGGAGAAAGCAACAGAAGAGGAAGGACGTCGCTGCGGACCTCATGGCAAAGGCCCGAAGTGAAATTGAGTCCGCGAAGGACATTCGCGACGACGCAGCGGATCGGGCCGCCAAGAAGATAAAAAATGTGATCCATCATGACGGGGTCCATGACCCTGGCGGTGTTATGGACTGGATCGCGGATCATGCGGATTGGTTCTCGGCGGCGGCGGCAGTCCTGGCCGTGATTGCTCTGGCCGCCGCAGTCATCCTTACCGGCGGCATCGCGGGGGCAGTCATCGCAGCTGTGGCGGCGATGGCAAGTGGTACCGCACTGACGGGCCACCTGTACGACACCTTCGCACGGGGCGGGAAATTCGACGCGATGAAGATCGGCGTGGACGTTCTCGGTGTGCTCCCGGGGTTGGGCGCCTTGAAGGGGCTTACCGCAGGAGCCAAGGGTGCCCGGTCGGCAGCAGGACTGAATGGTGTCTGGGGCGCCTTCACCAACGGCTTCGGTGTGAAACGGATCAACGACGGAGTCAGGCTCGCGTCCAAGATGCTTGCGAAGAAGGGCATCGCCACGCCGAAGTTTCCCGCAGGGGGCTGGGACCCGGTGGTCGTGACTCGCTATATCAAGGGCTTCAGCCTGGGGAAACTGACCGCGTCGTCCGTTTCCAAGTTGGCCGACTATCTGCCTGGGAACGACACCCCACACCATGTCTCACCGCCCCCCGGTGATGCTGGGCCCAGACCTGAGCCGAACGAAACTCCGAGCCCTCCTGGCAGCCCCGGTGTTCCCTCGCCAACGCCACAGCCAAAGCCATCATCGTCTTCGTTCCACGCCGCCCTGGCGCCGACAGGTTGA
- a CDS encoding TIGR03960 family B12-binding radical SAM protein translates to MSVESVFPQLEALLPHVQKPIQYVGGELNSTVKPWDECDVRWALMYPDAYEVGLPNQGVMILYEVLNERRGVLAERTYSVWPDLEALMREHAVPQFTVDGHRPVKAFDVFGLSFSTELGYTNMLTALDLAGIPLSAADRTIDDPIVLAGGHAAFNPEPIAEFIDCAVIGDGEQAVLEITEIIRAWKAEGRPGGREEVLFRLAKTGGVYVPGFYDVEYLADGRIARVVPNKSGVPWRVSKHTVMDLDEWPYPKQPLVPLAETVHERMSVEIFRGCTRGCRFCQAGMITRPVRERSITGIGEMVDKGLKATGFEEVGLLSLSSADHSEIADVAKGLADRYEEDKIGLSLPSTRVDAFNVDLANELTRNGRRSGLTFAPEGGSERMRKVINKMVSEEDLIRTVSTAYGNGWRQVKLYFMCGLPTETDEDVLQIGDMAVNVIAEGRKVSGQNDIRCTVSIGGFVPKPHTPFQWAPQLSAEDTDARLEKLRDKIRGDKKYGRSIGFRYHDGKPGIVEGLLSRGDRRVGAVIRAVYEEGGRFDGWREYFSYERWMRSAAKTLPEMGVDVDWYTTRERTYEEVLPWDHLDSGLDKDWLWEDWQDSLDETEVEDCRWTPCFDCGVCPQLDLDIQVGPTGKKLLPLTVVGK, encoded by the coding sequence ATGTCTGTTGAGTCGGTCTTCCCGCAGCTCGAAGCTCTGCTCCCGCATGTGCAGAAGCCGATCCAGTACGTCGGCGGAGAGTTGAACTCCACCGTCAAACCCTGGGACGAATGCGATGTGCGCTGGGCGCTCATGTACCCCGACGCCTACGAGGTGGGGCTGCCCAACCAGGGCGTCATGATCCTCTACGAGGTGCTCAACGAGCGCCGGGGCGTCCTCGCGGAGCGCACCTACAGCGTCTGGCCCGACCTCGAAGCGCTGATGCGTGAGCACGCGGTGCCGCAGTTCACGGTCGACGGCCACCGGCCCGTCAAGGCCTTCGACGTCTTCGGCCTGAGCTTCTCCACGGAACTCGGCTACACCAACATGCTCACCGCGCTCGACCTCGCGGGTATCCCCTTGAGCGCGGCGGACCGCACCATCGACGACCCGATCGTCCTGGCCGGCGGCCACGCGGCGTTCAACCCCGAGCCGATCGCGGAGTTCATCGACTGCGCGGTCATCGGCGACGGCGAGCAGGCCGTCCTGGAGATCACCGAGATCATCCGCGCCTGGAAGGCGGAGGGCAGGCCGGGCGGGCGCGAGGAGGTCCTCTTCCGCCTCGCGAAGACGGGCGGCGTGTACGTCCCCGGCTTCTACGACGTCGAGTATCTCGCCGACGGCCGTATCGCCCGTGTCGTACCGAACAAGAGCGGCGTCCCGTGGCGCGTCTCCAAGCACACGGTCATGGACCTCGACGAGTGGCCGTACCCGAAGCAGCCGCTCGTACCGCTCGCCGAGACCGTCCACGAGCGGATGTCCGTGGAGATCTTCCGCGGCTGCACCCGAGGCTGCCGCTTCTGCCAGGCCGGCATGATCACGCGGCCTGTGCGGGAGCGGAGCATCACCGGCATCGGCGAGATGGTCGACAAGGGCCTCAAGGCCACCGGCTTCGAAGAGGTCGGCCTCCTGTCGCTCTCCTCCGCCGACCACAGCGAGATCGCGGACGTCGCCAAGGGGCTCGCCGACCGGTACGAGGAGGACAAGATCGGCCTGTCCCTCCCGTCCACCCGCGTCGACGCCTTCAACGTCGACCTGGCCAACGAGCTGACCCGCAACGGCCGCCGCTCAGGTCTGACCTTCGCCCCCGAGGGCGGCTCTGAACGGATGCGGAAGGTCATCAACAAGATGGTCTCCGAGGAGGACCTGATCCGTACGGTCTCCACGGCCTACGGCAACGGCTGGCGGCAGGTGAAGCTGTACTTCATGTGCGGCCTGCCGACCGAGACCGACGAGGACGTCCTCCAGATCGGCGACATGGCGGTCAACGTCATCGCCGAGGGCCGCAAGGTCTCCGGGCAGAACGACATCCGCTGCACGGTCTCCATCGGCGGCTTCGTCCCCAAGCCGCACACCCCCTTCCAGTGGGCCCCGCAGCTCTCGGCCGAGGACACCGACGCCCGCCTGGAGAAGCTGCGCGACAAGATCCGCGGCGACAAGAAGTACGGCCGCTCCATCGGCTTCCGCTACCACGACGGCAAGCCCGGCATCGTCGAGGGCCTGCTCTCCCGCGGCGACCGCAGGGTCGGCGCGGTCATCCGCGCGGTGTACGAGGAGGGTGGCCGTTTCGACGGCTGGCGCGAGTACTTCAGCTACGAGCGCTGGATGCGCAGCGCCGCGAAGACACTGCCCGAGATGGGCGTGGACGTCGACTGGTACACCACGCGCGAGCGCACCTACGAGGAGGTCCTGCCCTGGGACCACCTGGACTCGGGCCTCGACAAGGACTGGCTGTGGGAGGACTGGCAGGACTCCCTCGACGAGACAGAGGTCGAGGACTGCCGGTGGACACCGTGCTTCGATTGCGGAGTCTGCCCGCAGCTCGACCTCGACATCCAGGTCGGTCCCACGGGCAAGAAGCTGCTGCCGTTGACGGTGGTCGGTAAGTAG
- a CDS encoding CYTH and CHAD domain-containing protein, producing MAETKREIERKYEADTAEKSGLPDLSGITGVATVRDEGTDELDAVYYDTQDLRLAACNITLRRRTGGSDAGWHLKLPVAEDVRDEIHAPLGDTLTLPGVLRDLVRARTRDAALIPVVRLVSTRELRHLLDASDTLLAEVSLDRVVAERLTDGGNSADWTEIEVELAAGGDPKFLDKVAKKLRKGLGSLRRAESPSKLARALAETGQGAPAVLAPPSGAVPGTAGGEVMAYLRAQYETILSRDAGVRRGVPDSVHRMRVAIRRSRSVLRSHRSVLDRNVTDPLRAELKWLAGELGVDRDQEVLDARLRGLVAAVPGPLLLGPVDARLTVWSVATSTRSSATASEALGSARYLTLLAALEEFLTAPPLRPAAHKSPAKVLPKAVAKDHGRLTARMDHARSLPEGEERTAAMHEARKAAKRARYTAEAARPALGKPAKRYAKRAKALQSLLGEHHDSKVTREALRTLAVQAHGSGETAFTWGLLYGREEQRAAEYERELPGVWGKVASLKPERKVAPLKPKKKD from the coding sequence ATGGCGGAGACGAAGCGAGAGATCGAGCGGAAGTACGAAGCCGACACAGCGGAGAAGAGCGGGCTGCCGGACCTGAGCGGCATCACCGGAGTGGCGACCGTCAGGGACGAGGGCACCGACGAACTGGACGCCGTCTACTACGACACCCAGGACCTGCGCCTCGCCGCGTGCAACATCACCCTCCGCAGGCGCACCGGCGGCTCGGACGCGGGCTGGCACCTCAAACTGCCGGTGGCCGAAGACGTACGCGACGAGATCCACGCCCCGCTCGGGGACACGCTGACCCTGCCGGGGGTACTGCGCGACCTGGTCCGCGCGCGGACCCGCGACGCCGCTCTGATCCCCGTGGTCCGGCTGGTCTCCACGCGGGAGCTCCGCCACCTCCTCGACGCCTCGGACACCCTGCTCGCCGAGGTCAGCCTCGACAGGGTCGTCGCGGAACGCCTCACGGACGGTGGCAACTCCGCCGACTGGACCGAGATCGAGGTCGAACTCGCGGCGGGCGGCGATCCGAAGTTCCTCGACAAGGTCGCCAAGAAACTCCGCAAGGGCCTCGGCTCCCTGCGCCGCGCGGAGAGCCCCTCGAAGCTGGCGAGGGCCCTCGCGGAGACGGGGCAGGGCGCGCCCGCCGTGCTCGCGCCGCCGTCGGGGGCGGTCCCCGGTACGGCGGGCGGCGAGGTGATGGCGTACCTCCGAGCCCAGTACGAGACCATCCTGAGCCGCGACGCGGGCGTACGGCGCGGGGTGCCCGATTCCGTGCACCGGATGCGGGTCGCGATCCGCCGCAGCCGCAGCGTCCTGCGCTCGCACCGCTCGGTGCTCGACAGGAACGTCACCGACCCCCTGCGCGCGGAACTGAAGTGGCTCGCGGGTGAACTCGGCGTCGACAGGGACCAGGAGGTGCTCGACGCGCGGCTGCGGGGGCTGGTCGCCGCCGTGCCGGGACCCCTGCTGCTCGGGCCGGTCGACGCGCGGCTGACGGTGTGGTCCGTCGCGACGAGCACCCGGTCGAGCGCCACAGCGTCGGAGGCCCTGGGCAGCGCCCGCTACCTGACGCTCCTCGCCGCACTCGAAGAGTTCCTGACCGCTCCGCCCCTGCGCCCGGCCGCGCACAAATCGCCAGCGAAGGTCCTGCCCAAGGCCGTCGCCAAGGACCACGGCAGGCTCACCGCACGCATGGACCACGCGCGCTCCCTGCCGGAGGGGGAGGAGCGGACCGCCGCCATGCACGAGGCCCGCAAGGCCGCCAAACGCGCCCGCTACACCGCGGAGGCGGCCCGCCCCGCCCTGGGCAAGCCCGCCAAGCGGTACGCGAAACGGGCCAAGGCCCTACAGAGCCTGCTCGGCGAGCACCACGACAGCAAGGTGACCCGCGAGGCCCTGCGCACCCTCGCCGTACAGGCGCACGGCTCGGGGGAGACCGCGTTCACCTGGGGGCTGCTCTACGGCAGGGAGGAGCAGCGGGCGGCGGAGTACGAGAGGGAGCTGCCGGGGGTGTGGGGGAAGGTGGCTTCGCTGAAGCCGGAGCGGAAGGTCGCCCCGCTGAAGCCGAAGAAGAAGGACTGA
- the rodA gene encoding rod shape-determining protein RodA — MTLPGRTGGFSVSGYGPERSTMSRLLARDSLVRRLDWPILLSALALSAIGAALVYSATRNRTELTGGDPYSYLFKHVVNTGIGIALMVGTVWLGHRTLRTVVPILYGVSVFLVLLVLTPLGATINGAHAWLLIAGFSLQPSEFVKITIILGMAMLLAARVDAGDRDHPDHRTVLQSLALALIPIMIVLLMPDLGSVMVMAMIVLGVLLASGASNRWVLGLLGTGAVGAIAVWQLGVLDEYQINRFAAFANPQLDPAGVGYNTNQARIAIGSGGLTGTGLFKGTQTTGQFVPEQQTDFVFTVAGEELGFAGAGLILLLLGVVLWRACRIARETTELYGTIVAAGIIAWFSFQAFENIGMTLGIMPVAGLPLPFVSYGGTSMFAVWIAVGLLQSIRVQRPLSA, encoded by the coding sequence ATGACCCTGCCAGGCCGCACGGGCGGCTTCTCCGTCTCCGGATACGGACCCGAGCGCTCCACCATGTCCAGGCTGCTCGCCAGGGACTCCCTGGTCCGCAGGCTCGACTGGCCGATACTGCTGTCGGCGCTCGCCCTCTCCGCCATCGGCGCCGCCCTTGTCTACTCCGCCACGCGCAACCGCACGGAGCTGACGGGCGGCGACCCCTACTCGTACCTCTTCAAGCACGTGGTCAACACCGGTATCGGGATCGCCCTGATGGTCGGCACGGTCTGGCTCGGCCACCGCACCCTGCGTACCGTCGTGCCGATCCTCTACGGCGTATCGGTGTTCCTGGTACTGCTGGTGCTGACCCCGCTCGGCGCCACCATCAACGGCGCCCACGCCTGGCTGCTGATCGCGGGGTTCTCGCTCCAGCCGTCCGAGTTCGTCAAGATCACCATCATCCTCGGCATGGCGATGCTGCTCGCCGCACGCGTCGACGCGGGAGACCGCGACCACCCCGACCACAGGACCGTCCTCCAGTCGCTCGCCCTCGCCCTGATCCCGATAATGATCGTCCTGCTCATGCCCGACCTCGGCTCGGTCATGGTGATGGCGATGATCGTGCTCGGCGTACTGCTGGCCTCCGGTGCCTCCAACCGGTGGGTGCTCGGACTGCTCGGTACCGGCGCGGTCGGCGCCATCGCCGTCTGGCAGCTCGGCGTACTCGACGAGTACCAGATCAACCGTTTCGCGGCCTTCGCCAACCCGCAGCTCGACCCGGCGGGCGTCGGCTACAACACCAACCAGGCCCGTATCGCCATCGGCTCCGGCGGACTGACAGGCACAGGCCTCTTCAAGGGCACCCAGACCACCGGGCAGTTCGTCCCCGAGCAGCAGACCGACTTCGTCTTCACCGTCGCGGGTGAGGAGCTGGGCTTCGCGGGCGCCGGGCTCATCCTGCTGCTGCTCGGCGTCGTCCTCTGGCGCGCCTGCCGCATCGCCCGCGAGACGACCGAGCTGTACGGCACCATCGTCGCCGCGGGAATCATCGCCTGGTTCTCCTTCCAGGCGTTCGAGAACATCGGCATGACCCTCGGCATCATGCCCGTCGCCGGTCTACCGCTGCCCTTCGTCTCGTACGGGGGCACCTCGATGTTCGCCGTATGGATCGCGGTCGGACTGCTCCAGTCGATCAGAGTCCAACGGCCCCTTTCGGCCTGA
- the mrdA gene encoding penicillin-binding protein 2: MTNIPETGRTPRVQTRLIIIQVLVVSLLLTLGGRLWYLQIRNGDEYAKEASGNHVQQVVDPAVRGSILDARGVPLADNQTRLVVSASRTDLMKMKDDGRAVLTKLAGVLDLKPKDVMDKVRLCDAKTRQPCWNGSPYQPIPITDEASPKQALQIRERTEDFPGITAEPTAVRRYAAPAKANTAQVLGYLSPVTDDEIKKAEDSDSPYLRSDQVGRSGLERTYDKDLRGKAGVTRYEVDNLGRVIGKAKSDKAQPGANVVTSIDARVQAVAERELNEAMKTARHEFDKNTGTNYKADSGAVVVMENKTGRIISMASDPDYDPNAWVGGISGKDYAGLTGKKSNYPLLNRAIQGQSAPGSIFKVISTAASVNAGYAFNGRYPCTSSYSIGNQVFKNFESENAGPISLGRALELSCDTVFYGIAHNEWKKDGGNTPKKNANDWFYKTAHQFGLGKETGVDLPNEVTGRVPDRTWKKDYWKANQAAWCKSGKKGGDYGQQIAYENCLEGMKMRAGDSVNYSIGQGDTLVTPIQMATIYSAIANGGTLHDPTVGKAVISADGKHVSEIEPTAHGKLPMTAKTRNEIDGALAGVATRGTAAWRFQGWPQDKIPMHAKTGTAEVYGKQTTSWFATYTKDYSVVMTISQGGTGSGASGPAVRKIYDAMYGMDASGKQDKKKALLPEPEKTLPKIQRDGSIDAPKVEPYEPAKPKPEVPQGLAGAPVSTATGGRRD, from the coding sequence ATGACGAACATCCCGGAGACCGGGCGCACGCCCCGCGTCCAGACCCGGCTCATCATCATCCAGGTACTCGTGGTCTCCCTGCTGCTCACGCTCGGCGGCCGGCTCTGGTACCTCCAGATCCGCAACGGCGACGAGTACGCCAAGGAAGCCTCGGGCAACCACGTCCAGCAGGTCGTCGACCCCGCCGTGCGCGGCTCGATCCTCGACGCGCGCGGAGTGCCGCTCGCCGACAACCAGACCCGCCTGGTCGTCTCCGCCTCACGCACCGACCTGATGAAGATGAAGGACGACGGCCGGGCCGTCCTCACCAAACTCGCCGGCGTCCTGGACCTGAAACCCAAGGACGTCATGGACAAGGTCAGGCTCTGCGACGCGAAGACCCGCCAGCCCTGCTGGAACGGTTCGCCGTACCAGCCCATCCCGATCACCGACGAGGCCAGCCCCAAGCAGGCCCTCCAGATCAGGGAGCGGACCGAGGACTTCCCCGGCATCACGGCCGAGCCCACCGCCGTACGCCGCTACGCTGCCCCGGCCAAGGCCAACACCGCCCAGGTCCTCGGCTATCTCTCGCCCGTCACCGACGACGAGATCAAGAAGGCCGAGGACAGCGACTCGCCCTACCTGCGCTCCGACCAGGTCGGCCGCTCGGGGCTTGAGCGCACCTACGACAAGGACCTGCGCGGCAAGGCCGGAGTCACCCGCTACGAGGTCGACAACCTCGGCCGCGTCATCGGAAAGGCCAAGAGCGACAAGGCACAGCCCGGCGCCAACGTCGTCACCAGCATCGACGCGCGGGTCCAGGCCGTCGCCGAACGCGAGCTGAACGAGGCGATGAAGACCGCCAGGCACGAGTTCGACAAGAACACCGGCACCAACTACAAAGCGGACTCCGGCGCCGTCGTCGTCATGGAGAACAAGACCGGCCGGATCATCTCCATGGCCTCCGACCCTGACTACGACCCCAACGCCTGGGTGGGCGGCATCTCCGGCAAGGACTACGCGGGCCTGACGGGCAAGAAGTCCAACTACCCGCTGCTCAACCGCGCCATCCAGGGCCAGTCGGCGCCGGGCTCCATCTTCAAGGTCATCTCGACCGCCGCCTCCGTCAACGCCGGCTACGCCTTCAACGGGCGCTACCCCTGCACCAGCTCGTACTCCATCGGCAACCAGGTCTTCAAGAACTTCGAGTCAGAGAACGCGGGCCCCATCTCCCTCGGCCGCGCCCTGGAACTCTCCTGCGACACCGTCTTCTACGGCATCGCCCACAACGAGTGGAAGAAGGACGGCGGGAACACCCCGAAGAAGAACGCCAACGACTGGTTCTACAAGACCGCCCACCAGTTCGGTCTCGGCAAGGAGACCGGCGTCGACCTCCCCAACGAGGTCACGGGCCGGGTCCCCGACAGGACCTGGAAGAAGGACTACTGGAAGGCCAACCAGGCCGCCTGGTGCAAGTCGGGCAAGAAGGGCGGCGACTACGGCCAGCAGATCGCCTACGAGAACTGCCTCGAAGGCATGAAGATGCGCGCCGGTGACTCCGTCAACTACTCGATCGGCCAGGGCGACACCCTCGTCACGCCGATACAGATGGCCACCATCTACTCGGCCATCGCCAACGGCGGCACCCTCCACGATCCCACCGTCGGCAAGGCCGTCATCAGCGCCGACGGCAAGCACGTCAGCGAGATCGAGCCGACCGCGCACGGCAAGCTCCCGATGACCGCGAAGACCCGTAACGAAATAGACGGTGCTCTCGCGGGAGTCGCCACCCGGGGCACCGCGGCCTGGCGTTTCCAGGGCTGGCCCCAGGACAAGATCCCGATGCACGCCAAGACGGGCACGGCGGAGGTCTACGGCAAGCAGACCACCTCCTGGTTCGCCACGTACACCAAGGACTACTCGGTCGTCATGACGATCTCCCAGGGCGGCACCGGCTCCGGAGCCTCCGGGCCCGCCGTGCGCAAGATCTACGACGCGATGTACGGCATGGACGCGAGCGGCAAGCAGGACAAGAAGAAGGCGCTGCTGCCCGAGCCGGAGAAGACACTGCCGAAGATCCAGCGCGACGGTTCGATCGACGCGCCCAAGGTCGAGCCGTACGAACCGGCGAAGCCGAAGCCCGAGGTCCCGCAGGGGCTCGCGGGTGCCCCCGTCTCCACGGCCACCGGCGGGAGGCGGGACTGA
- the mreD gene encoding rod shape-determining protein MreD, translating into MRLNRILLSVALVVVALMIQVSILARLQLPGAVPDLVLLTVLGLALVYGHLAGAFIGFGAGLLADLAPPAEHAAGRYALVLCLVGYLAGLAKPENGRIKSIVGPLLVVVAAAIGSTLLYAGVGALVGDTAARHVGLGGLLFTATLYDLLLAPFTVPFVMWLARRSENDPLSDSSSAGGSDVASGWLSSGTGLNIGDQRGGLRMRAAKARGDKAGRIKGVKRL; encoded by the coding sequence ATGCGCCTCAACCGGATTCTGCTCTCCGTCGCCCTGGTGGTCGTGGCCCTGATGATCCAGGTGAGCATCCTCGCCCGCCTCCAGCTGCCCGGCGCCGTCCCCGACCTGGTGCTGCTCACCGTGCTGGGTCTCGCCCTTGTCTACGGGCATCTCGCCGGAGCCTTCATCGGCTTCGGCGCCGGGCTCCTCGCGGACCTCGCGCCCCCGGCGGAACACGCGGCCGGGCGCTACGCCCTGGTGCTCTGCCTCGTCGGCTACCTCGCGGGACTCGCCAAGCCCGAGAACGGCCGTATCAAGTCCATCGTCGGACCGCTCCTCGTGGTCGTCGCCGCGGCCATCGGCTCCACCCTGCTTTACGCGGGTGTCGGCGCCCTCGTCGGTGACACCGCCGCCCGCCACGTGGGCCTCGGCGGGCTGCTGTTCACCGCCACCCTCTACGACCTGCTGCTCGCCCCCTTCACCGTGCCCTTCGTGATGTGGCTCGCCAGACGGTCCGAGAACGACCCGCTCTCCGACTCCTCGTCGGCGGGCGGCTCCGACGTCGCCTCCGGCTGGCTCTCCTCCGGCACCGGGCTGAACATCGGTGACCAGCGCGGCGGGCTGCGGATGCGGGCCGCGAAGGCACGCGGCGACAAGGCGGGCCGTATCAAGGGGGTCAAGCGGCTGTGA
- the mreC gene encoding rod shape-determining protein MreC, which yields MRDTRESRLLLVLLIVIAFALITVDIRGGEDSPVDGARQAAATVFGPVENGVSGAVDPIGNAVAAVRDSGARHDRISELTRENAALKGRLGSDDRTSSRARQLDTMLKSAGAGQYGIKGAEVTGIGAAQGFSWTVTIDAGRGDGIKRDMTVLNGDGLVGRVTTVGPSSSTVLLATDPDFTVGTRMEKTDELGFATGRGDRPLAVQLLNGKAKVKKGDRLVTFGSQADKPFVPGVPVGVVTRVDPSGGDLTRNVYVRPYVGFTKLDIVGVVVQPPRDDPRDAVLPAKPKKPKPAPTVTVTATPSAPAGETETDADNPEQE from the coding sequence GTGGACATTCGCGGAGGCGAGGATTCGCCGGTGGACGGGGCCAGGCAGGCCGCCGCCACTGTTTTCGGCCCGGTGGAGAACGGTGTCTCCGGCGCCGTCGACCCCATAGGGAACGCCGTCGCGGCCGTCCGCGACTCGGGCGCCCGGCACGATCGCATCAGTGAACTGACCCGCGAGAACGCCGCTTTGAAGGGCAGACTCGGCAGCGACGACCGCACAAGCAGCAGGGCCCGCCAGCTCGACACCATGCTCAAGAGCGCGGGCGCCGGACAGTACGGCATCAAGGGCGCGGAAGTCACCGGCATAGGAGCCGCCCAGGGCTTCTCATGGACCGTCACCATCGACGCGGGACGGGGCGACGGCATCAAGCGGGACATGACCGTACTCAACGGTGACGGCCTTGTCGGCCGCGTCACCACGGTCGGCCCCAGCTCGTCGACGGTGCTGCTCGCCACTGACCCGGACTTCACCGTCGGCACCCGCATGGAGAAGACCGACGAACTCGGCTTCGCCACCGGCCGGGGCGACCGCCCGCTGGCCGTGCAACTGCTCAACGGCAAGGCCAAGGTCAAGAAGGGCGACCGGCTCGTCACCTTCGGGTCGCAGGCGGACAAGCCGTTCGTACCCGGCGTGCCCGTCGGCGTGGTCACCCGCGTCGACCCCTCGGGCGGCGACCTCACCAGGAACGTCTACGTACGTCCCTACGTCGGGTTCACCAAGCTCGACATCGTCGGCGTCGTCGTACAGCCACCGCGCGACGACCCGCGCGACGCGGTGCTGCCCGCCAAGCCCAAGAAACCCAAGCCCGCGCCGACGGTGACCGTCACGGCCACCCCGTCGGCCCCCGCCGGCGAGACCGAGACCGACGCCGACAACCCCGAGCAGGAGTAG